CGCGGGCGCCGACGAGATCATGTGTCTCGTCCAGATGGGCACCGTCCCCCAGGAGGCCTGCCTGGAGACGCTGCGGCAGTGGGGCGAGAAGGTCATCCCGCACTTCCGCGCCCAGGAGCAGGGGGTGTCCGCATGAGCCCCGCACCCGAGGACCGCCTCGCACCCGACGTCCGCGCCCTGGTCGACGCGATGACCGCGTTCTTCCCCGACCTCGGCGGCGCCGTCACCGACGCGGCCGAGGCCCGCCGCATCCTGGCCGCGGCTCCCGCGTCACCGCTCCCGCCACCGGTCGTCGGCTCGGTCGAGGACCGCGACATCCCCGGCCCCGCCGGAGCGCCCCGGATCCCCGTACGGATCTACCGCCCGGACCCCGACGAGGCCCCGGGCCCGCGCCCCACCGTCGTCTTCCTCCACGGGGGAGGGTGGGCGATCTGCGGCCTGGACAGCCATGACTCCACCGCCCGCGGGCTCTGCCGCGAGGCGGGGGCCGTGGTCGTCTCCGTCGACTACCGGCTTGCCCCCGAGTCGCCGTTCCCGGCCGCCGTCGACGACGCGTACGCGGCGCTGTGCTGGGCGGCCGACCACCACACCGCGCTGGGCGGCGACGCGGGCGCCCTTGTCGTGGCGGGGGACAGCGCGGGCGGGAACCTCGCGGCTGTCATCTGCCTCCTGGCCCGGGACCGGGGCGGCCCGCGCATCGCGCTCCAGGCCCTCGTCTATCCGGCCACCGACGCGCATCAGTCGACGGAGTCGTTCGCGCGGAACGCCGACCGCTACTTCCTGACGGCCGCGCACTGCCGCTGGTTCGCCGAGCAGTACCTCGGCCCGGACGGCGACCGGTCCCACCCGCACGTCTCGCCGCTCCTCGCCGACCTTGCCTCGCTGCCGCCCGCCCACATCGTGACCGCGGGCTGCGACCCGCTGTGCGACGAGGGCCTCGCCTACGCGAAGGCCCTGCGCGCGGTGGGCGTCGAGGTCACCGAGAGCCACTTCCCGGGGATGTTCCACGGCTTCTTCGGTTTCCCCGAGCTGCTCGACGATGCCCGTACTGCCGTGGCGGATGTGGCGAAGGCCATCGTTTCAACCGCGTCAGGCAGGAAAAACGACGGTGAACCAGGGGGTCACGCAGGATAACTTCCTCCCGGCTCCTCTTGTGGTGGAGAACCTCGCCCGTTTACGGTGTCTGTACGCGAGGTTCTCCCGTGAAGGATGGGTAATGACGGAAATTCTTGTGCAGTCGGGCGTGGAGGGGAAGGTTCCTCCGGAGAAGGTCGGGGGAAGCCCCGAAAGCAGGGTGGTCGAACACCCGGCGTGGCCCGTGCTCAAGGCCGCCGTGGAGGAGATCCGTCCCTGGCAGCAGAAGGACGGCTCCATCGACTTCGCCGCCGACGGCGCCCCGTCCAAGGCCGTGGCGGAGCTGACGCTCGACCGCGCGATATCCGCCGTCGAGCAGCTCTCCCCGCTGCTCCCGCACGACGCCGCGTACCACTCGGCGCTCGCCGCCGACCTGCGCCGCTGGGCGGAAGACGGCTTCCAGGTCCCCGACTTCCTCGACTCGCTGCTGGCCTTCCACCCCGCCGCGCGCCGCGAGGACGGACTGCAGCACCTGGTCGTCTTCCCGATGTACACACAGAACGGCAATCCGGACCGCAATCTGGAGGCCGTCGTCCTGCGCATGGTGTGGCCCGAGTGGCTCGCCGAGCTGGAGGCGACGCGCTACGACAACCCGCTGTTCTGCGGGATCACGTTCGAGGACTTCACCGCCGGCTACGACACCAACTCGGCCGTGCTCTTCCCGGAGACCATCGCCGTACGCGAGGCTCCCGAGCGCTTCTCCTGGGGTGGCATCTTCTGCGACCGCGAGGCGGCCCGCTTCCGTGCCGTCACCGAGGCTTCCGTCGGCATCCTCGGGCTCGAACTGCCCGACGACATCCGCGAGATGATCTCGGACCAGGACCGCTGCCAGCAGGCGTTCGTCCTGTGGGACATGGTGCACGACCGCACCCACAGCCACGGCGACCTGCCCTTCGACCCGTTCATGATCAAGCAGCGCCAGCCGTTCTGGATGTACGGCCTCGAAGAGCTCCGCTGCGACCTCACCGCCTTCAAGGAGGCCGTGAAGCTGGAGGCCGACGGCTTCCCGCAGGGCCGCGACGTGCAGTACGCCGTCCTCTTCGACCGCATGTTCCGCTTCCCGGTCACCGGCGAGCGCGTGCGCAACTACGACGGACTCGGCGGCCAGCTCCTCTTCGCGTACCTGCACAAGCACGACGTGCTGCGCTGGACCGACAACAAGCTCCAGATCGACTGGGAGCGCGCCCCGCAGGTCACCAACCAGCTGTGCGCCGAGATCGAGAAGCTGTACCGCGACGGCATCGACCGCCCGAAGCTGGTGCACTGGTTCGCCGCGTACGACCTGGTGTCCCAGTACCTCGCCCCGCACCCCGGTTCGCGCTGGGCCAAGGGCCCCGACGCCCTCGACCTGAGCCTGCCGCCGCGCAAGCTCGTCGACGACGTGCTTCCGGACGAGTTTCCGCTCAGCATGTTCTATGAGGCACTGTCCAAGAAGCTCAAGAACGTGATCGCCTCCACCAAGGGGATCACCGCTGCGGGCGCCGAGCAGGCCGCCGCGTGAGCGCTCGCGACGAGGAGGCGACGGCCATGGCCGAAGGCAACGGGAACGGCACGCTGGACGGAGCGGTCATCGCGGTCGCGGGCGCGGCGGGACCCGCGGGCCGCGCCACCCTGCTGCGCCTCGCCGAGGCGGGCGCGACGGTCGTCGGAGCGGACGCGGACGCCACACGCCTGGCGGAGGCCGTGGACGCGGCACGCTACGCGCACGGGGGCGCCACCGTCATCGGCGACACCGTCGACCTCCTCGACCTGGACGCGACCCGGGACTGGGCGAACCACATCGAGAAGGACTTCGGCCGGGTCGACGGCCTTGTCCACCTCGTCGGCGGCTGGCGCGGCAGCGCCACCTTCGCCGAGACCGACCTCGCGGACTGGGACCTCCTCGAAAAGCTCCTGATCCGCACGGTCCAGCACACCTCCCTCGCGTTCCAGGACGCCCTCCAGCGCAGCGACCGCGGACGCTTCCTGCTGATCAGCGCCGCGGGCGCCAGCAAGCCGACCGCGGGCAACGCGGCGTACGCGGCCTCCAAGGCCGCCGCCG
The DNA window shown above is from Streptomyces sp. NBC_01445 and carries:
- a CDS encoding alpha/beta hydrolase; amino-acid sequence: MSPAPEDRLAPDVRALVDAMTAFFPDLGGAVTDAAEARRILAAAPASPLPPPVVGSVEDRDIPGPAGAPRIPVRIYRPDPDEAPGPRPTVVFLHGGGWAICGLDSHDSTARGLCREAGAVVVSVDYRLAPESPFPAAVDDAYAALCWAADHHTALGGDAGALVVAGDSAGGNLAAVICLLARDRGGPRIALQALVYPATDAHQSTESFARNADRYFLTAAHCRWFAEQYLGPDGDRSHPHVSPLLADLASLPPAHIVTAGCDPLCDEGLAYAKALRAVGVEVTESHFPGMFHGFFGFPELLDDARTAVADVAKAIVSTASGRKNDGEPGGHAG
- a CDS encoding DUF6421 family protein translates to MTEILVQSGVEGKVPPEKVGGSPESRVVEHPAWPVLKAAVEEIRPWQQKDGSIDFAADGAPSKAVAELTLDRAISAVEQLSPLLPHDAAYHSALAADLRRWAEDGFQVPDFLDSLLAFHPAARREDGLQHLVVFPMYTQNGNPDRNLEAVVLRMVWPEWLAELEATRYDNPLFCGITFEDFTAGYDTNSAVLFPETIAVREAPERFSWGGIFCDREAARFRAVTEASVGILGLELPDDIREMISDQDRCQQAFVLWDMVHDRTHSHGDLPFDPFMIKQRQPFWMYGLEELRCDLTAFKEAVKLEADGFPQGRDVQYAVLFDRMFRFPVTGERVRNYDGLGGQLLFAYLHKHDVLRWTDNKLQIDWERAPQVTNQLCAEIEKLYRDGIDRPKLVHWFAAYDLVSQYLAPHPGSRWAKGPDALDLSLPPRKLVDDVLPDEFPLSMFYEALSKKLKNVIASTKGITAAGAEQAAA
- a CDS encoding SDR family NAD(P)-dependent oxidoreductase, with the translated sequence MAEGNGNGTLDGAVIAVAGAAGPAGRATLLRLAEAGATVVGADADATRLAEAVDAARYAHGGATVIGDTVDLLDLDATRDWANHIEKDFGRVDGLVHLVGGWRGSATFAETDLADWDLLEKLLIRTVQHTSLAFQDALQRSDRGRFLLISAAGASKPTAGNAAYAASKAAAEAWTLALGDAFRKAGGDAGPQQAAAILVVKALVHDAMRAERPNAKFAGFTDVTDLADAIAGVWDRPAHELNGTRLWLTEKP